The Spodoptera frugiperda isolate SF20-4 chromosome 9, AGI-APGP_CSIRO_Sfru_2.0, whole genome shotgun sequence genome contains a region encoding:
- the LOC118271484 gene encoding mucin-1 isoform X28, protein MRIAALIALVQLSLATAVSDEPKTLTAVELNRELSGDNVLSPFYESSEDAGVTFIRGSRAADSPLSPDIDVQCSGNYIDVTVEFADVFDGIIYSKGYLNDPKCKYVSLGNSQSRYSFRVPLNGCGSRPLCNACGTIDNVLVFQADDLLQGPQDFARKVSCARTSLEVSTGVTASREEHTLKLKPFMVDMLDVVAVEGPAGGVECWMDIQVGVFPNTTPLKNSIKIGEYLTILVYLKDVRNQFSLKIHDCWAYDNENYDGPSTNKIQLTDKNGCPKKKKLIDFWQKTTNTGKSGATLIAYSKVSAFRFPETDQVYLTCNVELCTNNCDSNCGTTEISTTIKPSQCYPGSRDPGCQRITVEPQLKCYPGSLDPRCPQQPTPTTPQLSELTTLRDRRISLPTVIADKYTTTTTPEPPRCFPGSTDPRCPKPTTPEPPRCFPGSTDPRCPKPTTPEPPRCFPGSTDPRCPKPTTPEPPRCFPGSTDPRCPKPTTPEPPRCFPGSTDPRCPKPTTPEPPRCYPGSPDPRCPQPPRPTTLTPPTYLPPVTPELKCYPGSSDPRCPQPTTPAPPKCFPGSTDPRCPKPTTPAPPNCYPGNTDPRCPKPTTPAPPRCFPGSTDPRCPKPTTPEPPRCYPGSTDPRCPKPTTPEPPRCYPGSTDPRCPKPTTPEPPRCYPGSTDPRCPKPTTPEPPRCYPGSTDPRCPKPTTPEPPRCYPGSTDPRCPKPTTPEPPRCYPGSTDPRCPKPTTPEPPRCYPGSTDPRCPKPTTPEPPRCYPGSTDPRCPKPTTPKPVCYPGSPDPKCPQPPRPTTLTPPTYLPPVTPELKCYPGSSDPRCPQPTTPAPPKCFPGSTDPRCPKPTTPAPPNCYPGNTDPRCPKPTTPAPPRCFPGSTDPRCPKPTTPEPPRCYPGSTDPRCPKPTTPEPPRCYPGSTDPRCPKPTTPEPPRCYPGSNDPRCPKPTTPAPPNCYPGNTDPRCPKPTTPAPPRCFPGSTDPRCPKPTTPKPVCYPGSPDPKCPQPPRPTTLTPPTYLPPVTPALKCYPGSTDPRCPKPTTPEPPRCFPGSTDPRCPKPTTPAPPNCFPGSTDPRCPKPTTPAPPNCYPGNTDPRCPKPTTPAPPRCFPGSTDPRCPKPTTPEPPRCFPGSTDPRCPKPTTPEPPRCFPGSNDPRCPKPTTPAPPRCFPGSTDPRCPKPTTPEPPRCFPGSNDPRCPKPTTPKPVCYPGSPDPKCPQPPRPTTLTPPTYLPPVTPALKCYPGSTDPRCPKPTTPEPPRCYPGSTDPRCPKPTTPEPPRCYPGSTDPRCPKPTTPAPPRCYPGSTDPRCPKPTTPEPPRCFPGSTDPRCPKPTTPAPPRCFPGSTDPRCPKPTTPEPPRCYPGSTDPRCPKPTTPEPPRCYPGSTDPRCPKPTTPAPPRCYPGSTDPRCPKPTTPEPPRCFPGSTDPRCPKPTTPAPPKCFPGSTDPRCPKPTTPEPPRCFPGSNDPRCPKPTTPEPPRCFPGSNDPRCPKPTTPKPVCYPGSPDPKCPQPPRPTTLTPPTYLPPVTPAVKCYPGSTDPRCPKPTTPEPPRCYPGSTDPRCPKPTTPEPPRCYPGSTDPRCPKPTTPEPPRCYPGSTDPRCPKPTTPEPPRCYPGSTDPRCPKPTTPEPPRCYPGSTDPRCPKPTTPEPPRCYPGSTDPRCPKPTTPEPPRCYPGSTDPRCPKPTTPEPPRCYPGSTDPRCPKPTTPEPPRCYPGSTDPRCPKPTTPEPPRCYPGSTDPRCPKPTTPEPPRCYPGSTDPRCPKPTTPEPPRCYPGSTDPRCPKPTTPAPPRCYPGSTDPRCPKPEPPTPSSCYPGSRDPKCPQPFAPASTNPPSTYLPPFPEENEIKSSRVSRLATKDTNEDNVNDYIDSFDFKRTEPRSRKVRDVFGSSESAAFATSGTAIIYIAMGSAVAMIMSITLAIYMYKKNKLRTASVNTTAQSPC, encoded by the exons CTGTCGCTCGCTACAGCTGTTTCAGATGAACCAAAAACGCTCACAGCGGTTGAGCTGAACCGCGAGTTGTCCGGAGACAATGTGCTCTCGCCTTTCTACGAAAGTAGTGAGGATGCTGGGGTCACGTTCATAAGAGGATCAAGGGCGGCTGACTCGCCCTTGTCTCCTGATATCGACGTGCAATGCTCAGGCAACTATATCGACGTCACTGTTGAGTTCGCTGACGTTTTCGATGGCATCATTTACAGTAAGGGTTACTTAAATGACCCGAAGtgcaa ATATGTGTCATTGGGCAACAGTCAGTCTCGGTACTCATTCAGAGTGCCACTGAATGGCTGTGGCTCCCGACCTCTCTGCAATGCATGTGGTACCATCGACAACGTACTTGTGTTCCAAGCTGACGACTTGTTGCAAGGACCTCAGGACTTCGCTCGCAAG GTGTCATGTGCCCGCACTTCCCTGGAAGTGTCGACTGGAGTGACGGCGTCCAGAGAAGAGCATACTCTCAAGCTAAAACCTTTCATGGTTGACATGCTTGATGTGGTTGCAGTCGAAGGACCCGCCGGAGGAGTTGAATGCTGGATGGACATCCAAGTAGGAGTCTTTCctaat aCCACTCCACTGAAGAACTCGATCAAAATTGGAGAATACTTGACAATCCTTGTGTATCTCAAGGATGTAAGAAACCAGTTCAGCCTTAAAATACACGATTGCTGGGCTTATGACAACGAAAACTACGATGGTCCTAGTACCAACAAGATTCAACTGACTGACAAGAACGGTTGTCCCAA GAAGAAAAAGCTGATTGATTTCTGGCAGAAAACTACAAACACAGGCAAGAGCGGTGCCACTTTAATTGCCTACAGCAAAGTGAGCGCTTTCCGATTCCCTGAAACCGACCAAGTCTACCTAACGTGTAACGTcgag CTATGCACAAACAACTGCGACTCGAACTGCGGTACCACGGAAATTTCTACAACGATCAAACCATCACAATGCTACCCTGGATCGCGTGATCCTGGATGTCAACGCATCACGGTTGAACCACAACTGAAGTGTTACCCTGGCTCACTTGATCCCAGATGTCCTCAACAGCCAACACCGACGACACCACAACTTTCAGAGCTCACTACACTACGTGATCGGAGGATTTCGTTGCCAACAGTTATTGCCGACAAATATACGACTACTACCACTCCTGAGCCACCACGCTGCTTCCCAGGCTCCACTGACCCCAGATGTCCCAAGCCCACAACTCCTGAACCACCAAGGTGCTTCCCAGGTAGCACTGACCCAAGGTGCCCCAAACCAACTACTCCTGAGCCACCACGCTGCTTCCCAGGTTCCACTGACCCCAGATGTCCCAAGCCCACAACTCCTGAACCACCAAGGTGCTTCCCAGGTAGCACTGACCCAAGGTGCCCCAAACCAACTACTCCTGAGCCACCACGCTGCTTCCCTGGCTCAACTGACCCTAGATGTCCTAAGCCAACGACTCCTGAACCTCCACGATGCTACCCGGGTTCACCTGATCCGAGATGTCCACAGCCACCTCGACCTACAACCTTAACGCCACCGACATATTTACCACCAGTAACGCCTGAATTAAAATGCTATCCAGGTTCATCAGACCCTAGGTGTCCACAACCAACCACCCCAGCTCCTCCAAAATGTTTCCCAGGCAGCACAGACCCCAGGTGCCCGAAACCTACAACACCAGCACCTCCTAACTGTTACCCTGGAAACACTGACCCACGTTGCCCTAAGCCAACAACTCCAGCACCACCCAGATGTTTCCCAGGTAGCACTGACCCCAGATGTCCCAAGCCAACGACCCCTGAGCCACCACGTTGCTACCCAGGATCGACTGACCCCAGATGTCCTAAGCCAACGACTCCTGAGCCACCACGTTGCTACCCTGGATCGACTGACCCCAGATGTCCAAAGCCAACGACTCCTGAGCCACCACGTTGCTACCCTGGATCGACTGACCCCAGATGTCCAAAGCCAACGACTCCTGAGCCACCACGTTGCTACCCTGGATCGACTGACCCCAGATGTCCCAAACCAACGACTCCTGAGCCACCACGTTGCTACCCTGGATCGACTGACCCCAGATGTCCAAAGCCAACGACTCCTGAGCCACCACGTTGCTACCCTGGATCGACTGACCCCAGATGTCCAAAGCCAACGACTCCTGAACCACCACGTTGCTACCCTGGATCGACTGACCCCAGATGTCCCAAGCCAACGACCCCTGAGCCACCACGTTGCTACCCTGGATCGACTGACCCCAGATGTCCCAAACCAACCACGCCTAAACCAGTCTGCTACCCGGGTTCTCCGGATCCTAAATGTCCCCAACCACCACGCCCGACAACCTTAACTCCTCCCACTTATTTACCACCAGTAACGCCTGAATTGAAATGCTATCCAG GTTCATCAGACCCTAGGTGTCCACAACCAACCACCCCAGCTCCTCCAAAATGTTTCCCAGGCAGCACAGACCCCAGGTGCCCGAAACCTACAACACCAGCACCTCCTAACTGTTACCCTGGAAACACTGACCCACGTTGCCCTAAGCCAACAACTCCAGCACCACCCAGATGTTTCCCAGGTAGTACTGACCCCAGATGTCCCAAGCCAACGACCCCTGAGCCACCACGTTGCTACCCTGGATCGACTGACCCCAGATGTCCTAAGCCAACGACTCCTGAGCCCCCACGTTGCTACCCTGGATCGACTGACCCCAGATGTCCCAAGCCAACGACCCCTGAGCCACCACGTTGCTACCCTGGATCAAATGACCCCAGATGTCCAAAGCCAACCACACCCGCACCGCCAAACTGTTACCCTGGAAACACCGACCCGCGTTGTCCAAAACCAACAACCCCTGCCCCACCACGGTGCTTCCCTGGCTCAACTGACCCCAGATGTCCAAAGCCAACCACACCCAAACCAGTCTGCTACCCGGGTTCTCCGGATCCTAAATGTCCCCAACCACCACGCCCGACAACCTTAACTCCACCCACTTATTTACCACCAGTGACGCCGGCACTTAAATGTTACCCCGGTTCTACCGATCCCAGATGCCCTAAGCCAACAACTCCCGAACCCCCACGGTGCTTCCCTGGATCCACTGACCCGCGCTGCCCAAAACCTACAACTCCAGCACCCCCAAATTGCTTCCCAGGCAGTACTGATCCTAGATGTCCTAAACCCACTACGCCTGCACCACCAAATTGTTACCCTGGAAACACCGACCCGCGTTGTCCAAAACCAACGACTCCTGCTCCACCCAGGTGCTTCCCTGGCTCAACTGACCCTAGATGTCCTAAGCCAACGACACCTGAGCCACCACGGTGCTTCCCGGGATCAACTGACCCCAGGTGTCCCAAGCCTACGACACCTGAACCACCGCGGTGTTTCCCTGGATCAAATGACCCCAGGTGTCCTAAGCCAACAACCCCTGCTCCACCAAGGTGCTTCCCTGGCTCAACTGACCCCAGATGTCCCAAACCTACGACACCTGAACCACCACGATGCTTCCCTGGATCAAATGACCCCAGGTGTCCTAAGCCAACAACGCCAAAACCAGTCTGCTACCCGGGTTCTCCCGATCCTAAATGTCCCCAACCACCACGCCCAACAACTTTAACTCCTCCCACTTATTTGCCACCAGTGACACCCGCTCTCAAATGCTATCCTGGTTCTACTGACCCTAGATGTCCCAAGCCAACGACTCCCGAGCCCCCACGTTGCTACCCTGGATCGACTGACCCCAGATGTCCCAAACCAACGACTCCTGAGCCACCACGTTGCTACCCTGGATCAACTGATCCCAGATGTCCCAAGCCAACGACTCCTGCTCCACCAAGGTGCTACCCAGGTAGTACCGATCCAAGATGTCCTAAGCCAACGACACCCGAACCACCTCGATGCTTCCCCGGAAGCACGGACCCACGTTGTCCCAAACCAACAACCCCTGCTCCACCAAGGTGCTTCCCTGGTTCAACTGACCCTAGATGTCCCAAGCCAACGACTCCCGAGCCCCCACGTTGCTACCCTGGATCGACTGACCCCAGATGTCCCAAACCAACGACTCCTGAGCCACCACGTTGCTACCCTGGATCAACTGATCCCAGATGTCCCAAGCCAACGACTCCTGCTCCACCAAGGTGCTACCCAGGTAGTACCGATCCAAGATGTCCTAAGCCAACGACACCCGAACCACCTCGATGCTTCCCCGGAAGCACGGACCCACGTTGTCCCAAACCAACAACCCCTGCTCCACCAAAGTGCTTCCCTGGCTCAACTGATCCTAGATGTCCTAAGCCAACGACACCTGAGCCACCACGGTGCTTCCCTGGATCAAATGACCCCAG ATGTCCCAAACCTACGACACCTGAACCACCACGATGCTTCCCTGGATCAAATGACCCCAGGTGTCCTAAGCCAACAACGCCTAAACCAGTCTGCTACCCGGGTTCTCCCGATCCTAAATGTCCCCAACCACCACGCCCGACCACCTTAACTCCTCCCACTTATTTACCACCAGTGACACCCGCTGTCAAATGCTACCCTGGATCGACTGACCCCAGATGTCCTAAACCAACGACTCCTGAGCCACCACGTTGCTACCCAGGATCGACTGACCCCAGATGTCCCAAGCCAACGACTCCTGAGCCACCACGTTGCTACCCAGGATCAACTGACCCCAGATGTCCCAAGCCAACGACTCCTGAGCCACCACGTTGCTACCCAGGATCGACTGACCCCAGATGTCCCAAGCCAACGACCCCTGAGCCACCACGTTGCTACCCAGGATCGACTGACCCCAGATGTCCCAAGCCAACGACTCCTGAACCACCACGTTGCTACCCTGGATCGACTGACCCCAGATGTCCCAAACCAACGACTCCTGAGCCACCACGTTGCTACCCAGGATCAACTGACCCCAGATGTCCCAAGCCAACGACTCCTGAGCCACCACGTTGCTACCCAGGATCGACTGACCCCAGATGTCCCAAGCCAACGACCCCTGAGCCACCACGTTGCTACCCAGGATCGACTGACCCCAGATGTCCCAAGCCAACGACTCCTGAGCCACCACGTTGCTACCCTGGATCGACTGACCCCAGATGTCCCAAGCCAACGACTCCTGAGCCACCACGTTGCTACCCTGGATCGACTGACCCCAGATGTCCCAAACCAACGACTCCTGAGCCACCACGTTGCTACCCTGGATCGACTGACCCCAGATGTCCCAAGCCAACGACTCCTGAGCCCCCACGTTGCTACCCTGGATCGACTGACCCCAGATGTCCCAAGCCAACGACCCCTGCGCCACCACGTTGCTACCCTGGATCAACTGACCCTAGGTGTCCCAAACCGGAACCTCCAACCCCCAGTTCTTGTTATCCAGGATCAAGGGATCCAAAGTGCCCACAGCCGTTTGCTCCAGCTAGCACTAACCCACCTTCAACTTATTTGCCACCATTCCCAGAAGAAAATGAAATCAAATCTTCTAGAGTCAGCAGATTAGCAACTAAGGACACTAATGAAGATAACGTCAACGATTATATAG ATTCGTTCGATTTCAAGCGAACAGAACCAAGATCAAGAAAAGTTCGTGACGTATTTGGTAGCAGCGAAAGTGCTGCCTTTGCAACAAGTGGCACTGCCATCATATACATTGCCATGGGATCAGCTGTAGCAATGATCATGTCAATCACACTTGCCATTTATAtgtacaagaaaaataaactaagaacTGCGTCTGTAAACACAACTGCGCAAAGCCCctgttaa